Sequence from the Bubalus kerabau isolate K-KA32 ecotype Philippines breed swamp buffalo chromosome 17, PCC_UOA_SB_1v2, whole genome shotgun sequence genome:
cccaacccagggatcgaacccatgtctcttaagtctcctgcattggcaggcgggttctttacgctgtcaccacctgggaagtgtaaAAACCAAGCACTTGCTGTTTACTACACTGCGCTTTCTGGGTGAGTAACTGTCCAGGCTGCCATCCACGTTCTAGCTGCAGTGCCGGCGGCTCTGAGGGCCTCTGCTCACCGAGAGGCCATGCTCTCAAGTGTCCGTGCTGTGATCAGCATCAGCAGCATTTACCAGCGCAGTTTAGGGGGGTTGGGAGTGGCTCTGTGTGGCTCCATGTGTTCCTCCAAGCTCAGGACCTCCTTTCATGAAGGGCTCCATAGTCTCAGGCCCCAAGCCTTTGAGGTCCACCAGGGGCAGGGGCCTCCTGCCTCAccttgcatctcctcatgtgtggaaggggttcctgtGGGGTCTGTACACAGGGTACAGTGAGAACCTAACAAATGTCCGGTGCTCAAGAGCTGCCCAGCACAGGTCACCCGCCAGTCACGGTGACGACCAGGCCTTTCTGATTCCTCCTCAGGCCTCAACTGGCCAATGGGCAAGGAGAGACAGAGCCCTGTACCAGCGCAGTGGGCACTTAGGGTGTCAGCTCTGCCAGCAAGGCTGTAGCATGACCAGGACTACTCAGCCTGTTGAAACAGAGGCTCTGAGAGTCTGCAGGGAGACCGTCCGGCCGGGTCAGCCCTGCCACTTGCCAGCCGTGCCCACACCCTTTGCCCCAGTGCAGGGCCccttgcgggggtggggtggggtggggggtgaggtggggggtgTTCTGGATTGAGCCCTGCCCCAGACCACCCTCCTACCTTTTCTTCAGCTCGGTCCACTGCTGGCCACAGTCCTCGAGCCTGGACAGACGGAGGTAGAGGCCTTGGGCCGGGAGCCCTGAGGCAGTGTCCAGCACGTGTGTGGTCAGTGGGCTGCTGCCCGGCTCCATGCCTCTGCCCTGGGCCACGAGAGGGGCAGGGATGCGCTTGTGGGGCAGACCTTGTGTCCACACCCCTTGGTAGGAGGCAGTGCCTTGGAGTAAACAGCCCTAGGATCAAAGTCCCAAACTGCCCtgggcagggttggggggggcgctgggggtgggagtggaaTTGGGTAACACATTGCCATATACAATGCTGaccctttcccctcctcccagcacCGAAGGGGTCTCTACACCCAGAGCACCCTGGCCACCTTCAACCTCTTCAGGGCCTGGGTGACCTCAGGGGCTTCTCTCGGAATCTAGCTCAGTCCCCTATCTGCGGGCCAGCTCAGAACTTAGCCCCAGGTGGAGCAGAGGTCAGGAGCTCCGGACCCAGGTCTGTCCCCTTACCTCCCAGGTCTGTCCCCCTACCTCCCGAGAGCCCACGTGTCGCTGGAGTGTCTGCAGCCGCTGGGCGGCCCCAGAGCTCATGCCGGCTGACCTGGGGACTGGCGGGCGAGGAGGCCAGAGGTCACACCACAACGCCATCCCCAGAACCTCCCCGGGAAGCCCTGCCCTGGCACCTCCCACGTGTCCGGCCAATCCGGGGAGGAGTGGAAGGTGCCCACCCAGAGGGTCCTAGGAGTCTTCTTGGTGGTGGTTGCGGGGGCCAACAGAGCGAACGCAACGCGCAGACCTGCGGAGGATACGGAGGCTCCTCCGGGCGGAAGTGGAGTGGCCCTGCAGCGTAGggttgggagtgggggtggggtatgAGGGGCGGGGCtcggaggtgggggtggagtgcGGGGCGGGACCGGACGGGGAGGGGCACAGCACGGGCAGGGGGCGGTTGGGGGAAGGCCGGGCGGCGCTCCAGCTGGCGCCCACGCCTGCCACTGGAAACGGTGCAGTGAGCCCAATCACCCCCAGGGCCCTACACCGgtgcagtttcttttctttccttggacGGTCAGGATCTGCTGGAAGCCCCGACAGGCCGCGTGGAGGTGCCTCAGGCAGGACCTACCCCTGGTTGAGAGTGATGGTGCGGGGTGACACCCTTGTGGTTGCGTTTTACCCCCTCCTACCTGCTCTGACCCTCGACCCCCAAGGTGCAGGGACCCGGCACACTGACAGCGTAGGGTGAAGACTGTGCAGAAATGAAGGAAGAGACAAgtctgagcacacaggcatgaaTCTCCTCGGTGTACTACTGTATCACGTGATGTGCGCACGAACAGATTTTATGTAACAGATAAAAATAAGGGCATTCTATATTTACAGTCTGCGTGACATTGCCTGACGGGTTGTGTTGCTCTGGGTGTGGGGTCGTTTTTCTTCTCGCTAAACTGCATGGTCTAATGATCAGATAGAGAGCGTTCTCAGTTTGAGCTTTAAGGATCAAGCCCCTCTGAGGTGGGGAAAGAGACCTCTGGCAAAGTTTGTGCATTGGTTACAACTGCTTTGGAGATAACCAGGAAATGTGTGTTTGAGGTAAATATGATGAGGTTTGGCAGGGCTTATGTTTTTAGGAGGTGACCCCACAGAGATACACACACCTGTTTAGGCAAACTGCTATGGGGATGGGACCAGAAACAAGCTTACTTCCCCAACGAGGGATAATTAAATCAATTAACTCCTCCACACACTGGCAGCTGTGCAGCCCAGTACAGAGAGTGAGTCCAGTCCAGCCTGGTACAGAGAGTGAGCCCAGTCCAGAGAGTGAGCCCAGTACAGCCCAGGACAGAGAATGAATCCAGTCCAGAGAGTGAGCCCAGTCCAGAGAATGAACCCAGTCCACAGAGTGAGACCAGTACAGCCCAGTACAGAGAGTGAGCCCAGTCCAGAGAGTGAGCCCAGTCCAGCCCAGGACAGCGAATGAATCCAGTCCAGAGAGTGAACCCAGTACAGAGAGTGAGCCCAGTACAGAGAGTGAGCCCAGTCCAGCCCAGTACACCCTAGTACAGAGAGTGAGCCCAGTCCAGCCCAGGACAGCGAATGAATCCAGTCCAGAGAGTGAGCCCAGTCCAGAGAGTGAACCCAGTACAGAGAGTGAACCCAGTCCAGAGAGTGAGCCCAGTACAGCCCAGGACAGAGAATGAATCCAGTCCAGAGAGTGAGCCCAGTCCACAGAGTGAGACCAGTACAGCCCAGTACAGAGAGTGAGCCCAGTGCAGAGTGTTGGTGTGTGGGTGAGCGGTGAGTAGTGGCTGGTGACTGGGGGGAGAGGCAGCTTTAGCCTCATGTTTGAATCTGCAGCAGCTTTCACTCCATTACAAGGGTTCGTTCACCTCTTCACCGTCACAGGCTCAGGGTGCGACTGTCAGAGTCTCTGTGTCGCAGAGGACAAAGCTGACGTGCAAAGGGGCTGTGTGCTGGAAAACTTCCTGGTGTGGGACACAGGCGAGTGATGCCAGGACCACGTCAGGGATGAGCAGTGTCAACGGGCTGATCATTTTCACTCTGTAACCTTTCCTTGTACATTTACAGTCTCAAATGTCAGAAGCAAgctaacaaaaacaacaatcaaACTTTTTTGGCTGCCCTGTCACCCCCTCTGTCTAGAGCCCTGATGCCTTCTCTGCCCAAGAGAGAACCTAGTCCTGGGAGAGTGCCGGGCAGGGCAGGACATTGCCACAGCTGCTTCTGTGGCCCCACCAGGGCCCCTGCCCAGCCTGCAGGCTTCACCTGGAACCTGAGAGGGCAGGAGGCTAAGAGCAGGCAAGGAGTCCAGCCTAATAGTGCCAGGGCCAGCCATGCCACGTTCACCATGTGACCCCTAAGCGGTAGCTGCCACACAGCACCTTCAGCTCCTGGGAGCAAAGTGCAGCTCTGCTGGTGGGCCAGCCCTCCTGCTCCCACTCCCTTCTCACTGTGTGATGTGATGCTGGAGGTGCAGCAGCTCCCCAGCACGAGGAGGCACAACTTGTGCTAAGGAAGACATGAGACCACGAGGAGGAGACGAGCAACTCCCTTTCTGGTGTTGCCTCTGGGCCTCCTGGCAGGTGCGtggggccttttgtgtctggattGTGTTTTCTTGAGTGACCTTAAACCACTCCTTTTGATTGTTCCAAGCATGTAGCCCGAAGCATTCTGCCTGAGGAAGTTGAGATCACGCAGGTAAAACGTGCAACAGCACACAGGGTGCTCAGTGCCGTGGAACTGACAGTGCTTCCCGGGCAGCCACGACCCTGAGTAGTGACAAGAGACTCCCCATTGTGGTCCCAGGGAGAAGGAAGCTGGCCCGCCTGCTATCCAGGTCCGAGCCGGTGCTGGGAGGTCCCTGTCCTACCCTGACCACTGGAGTGGCCCAGGTGGGTgcagcctctcaggctcctctgagccCCTGCTTCACACCTGCCTAGAGAGTCCTTCCAGGCTGCCGTGACAGGAATTTGTGGTGGGAACTCAACAGAAAGAGTGTGAAGGCAGCTGGGACCTTCCTTCACCAAGGACATAACATTGCCAGGTACACTGAGATGATGCAGGTGTCGGGGAGGCCACTTCAGATGGCGGTACGTGCTGAGAAGGACACAGGGCACAGGGTACCAGAGGCTGATGGGCGGTGAGTTCAGAGAGTCGCCTTCTTGGAGGACGGGAGATGCTCAGATAGAACCACAGCTCCGGGCTGGAGTTTCAGGAGGGCCAGCTGATGGGCTGAGGAGGGTGAGGCCGGGGCCAGTGGCCGCAGGAAGGGTGCGTTTGGCCCCTGGTAGAATTTCTGCTCCCCAAGGACTGGGGTTACTGTCTGTCTCCTGACAGCTGTTCCTGTGCCTGGAACATGACCTGGCGAGAGGCAGGTGCTAAACAAATATCCTTTGAATGAATGGACAGTCTGAGTATGCAGATGCACAGGACAGACAGCGTCAGGCTGCAGAGTCGGGGTTAAGTAGATTAGGAGGCAGAGAAAGGCATACAGGGTTTCTAAGCCCAACCTCCCAGCCCCCATAGGGCTCAGCTCCACCCAAGCCTCTCTGTTCTCCCAGACACTGTTTTTTATGGTAAACTCCCTCTGGCCTTTGCTCACCTGTGTGTCCTGCTCTGCATGTCTTAAAAAGTGGCTCTGAGTCTGTTCCCACCACCTGCGCCTGGAGCTTCTTTATTCTtaagccagggaagccccttccctgCCTGGGGACGGCTGGACCTTGTCCGTGCCGTGGACTCTGCTCTCTGCACTCGTCTGCCCGTTCAGGTCACTGCCTCATCCAGGACTGGGAGCATTGATGGGTCAGGGTGTCCCCGCTGATTCTAGCAGTCCGCCAGGCTGAGTCCCACTGGCTGCATCGTGACACCGCTGCTTACCAGTGACACAAGGGCCACCCTAGAGCACGGGTCATGGAATGTGCACTGGCCTCAGCTGGACTTTGCAGTCGGGCCAAAAGCCAGAGGGTCGATGCTGTTGGTGCCTGTGTATTTCTTGTTTGGAgatatgtctgtttagttcttctgcccttttttcaattgggttgtttggttttttttttgttgagttgtatgagctgtttgtatgttttggaaattaagtccttTTTGGTCacattatttggaaatattttgtcccattctgtaggttgcctttttcatcttatttatggtttcctctgctgtgccaaagcttgtaagtttgattaggctccctttgtttatttttgtttttatttctgttgccttgggagactgaccaaaGAAaccattggtatgatttatgtcagagaatgttttgcctgtgttgtCTTCTAGGGGTTTTTACAGTGTCATGTCTTTCGTTTATGTCTTCATTGCTGTTGCCTGTTCTCATTGGCTGCTGTGTCTGTCCCTCACCAGTTGGGACAAGTGTCGATTCGGTGGCTTCACTGGGTGGCCCCCTGCTGACCCCTGACTTGTGGGTGCATCCGGCAGTGGGCATGCTGGTGGTCTCTACGTGCTAGCTGATGTGACATGGCACTGAGGGGTCTTGGCTGAGGGTGTTGGCGACGGCCGAGTTGTCTGTGCTGTCGGCTTCATTATTGCCACCCATGTCCAACGCTGAGACTCACATCACAGAGGTTCCTGCGGGGACAAAGGGGAGGGGAGTTGGTAGTCTCAGCCAGTGTGACAAAGCAAACTAGCATAAAATCTAAAATCAAGTGTATCCCTTTTTAGTCTACTCATGATGGAGATGATAAATTGATATCAAGTGATACAAGTTCCAGTTCAAATACTTCATCCCAGTATTTTAATAGTTTCCACATGGTTTGCTTACTCTTCCAAAAATCTTTAGGGCATCCCTTCAATGTGACTGTCACTATCGGGGAACAGGTTCCCCTTGATGTAATTAACTTCAGGGACTGGGAAGCTGTTAAGTGCTGAAGGGGAGGGTGATGCTCCACACTCCCACCTTTCCATCATGCACTGTTCCCTTCTCCCCGCCCTTGTTAGGGGAGCCTTATCTAGCCactggccacagggctggagcTAGGCTGAGCACACGAACCAGACCGGGAGAAGTGGTTGGTCGGGGGCTGGCCCAATGGGTTAGGGGCATGTGTCCTGGTTGTTAGAACTGAGCCTCTTCTGTTTGGTCCACTGATGGCCTGAGATGGCCTTGGCCTCACGTGGGTGATCAGAACACAGCTCGTCTGCCCGCTGAGCAGCACAAGGTCTCACGTGAGTGATCAGAACACAGCTCATCTGCCCGCTGAGTGGCGTGGGGGCAGAGGAAGCAGCTGGTCCACTGATGGGGCCTGAGATGGCCTTGGCCTCATGTGTGTGATCAGAACACAGCTTGTCTGCCCACCGAGCAGCACAAGGCCTCACGTGCATGATCAGAACACAGCTTGTCTGCCCACTGAGCAGCGCAAGGCCTCACGTGTGTGATCAGAACACAGCTTGTCTGCCCGCTGAGCAGCATGGGGGCAGAAGAGGCAGCACTGGTGGCTGCTGGTTGCAGGTCGGAGGGGAAGGAGAGCATCCTCTCCCAGCTTCCTTTCCTGGGAAATGCCTGGTACTTTTCAGTCCTAGGTGTCGGTCAGAGACTCTGGGTTTGTGGATATGGCACCAACAGAAGCTTCCCAAGACACCGCGGCTGGAGgtggggcatgagtttgagagcGGGACGGCACCCCCGGAGGGAGAGGTTGGCCCTGGAATGGCCAGTCAGATTCCTGTTTTCAGGGGCAGGAGTTGGGAGCGTGAAAGGACAACCAGCAGCTGAGCAGGGATGGGGGCAGCCGTGGGAAGGAGGGCCTGTGAGCAGGAGGGACACAGCAGGGGCGGGGCTGCCAGTGGATGACCCTGGGCTGTGGGTGACCCCAGATAGTGGACAGTGGCAGTCCCACAATCCCAGAAGGGCCCCCTTGCTGTGAGATGCTGCCTCCCCTGCTCCGCCCCAGTCCCAGCACTCTGGACCAGGGTCTCTACTGCTTGAAACCACAAAAGCCTTTGCAGTCCTGGAGCTGCCCTTGCTCGTCCCAAGAGGAACCTTCAGTGCAGTGAGATTTTCTTTGATATTCACACTTTAGTTTCCCAGAGTCTTCATATTTTCCCTGGTGGTGTTTCCATGTGTCACTAAGACCCTCCATTGTCTAATGGTGGGCTTCCTGTCACAGATCTCTCAGAAACCATCTGCTGGGTGAATGCAGGTTCGCCAGACCTCTCAGAGGCCGTCCACTGGACGAATGCAGGCTCTTGGTCATTCTGGTCTGTCACAGACCTCTCAGAGGTCGTCAAATGAATGTTCATTGCTCTGGCCTGTCCAAGACCTCTCAGAAGTCATCTGCTGGGTGCATGTGGGCTTGTGGTCACTCTGGCCTGTCATAGACGTCTCAGCTTCTCAGAGGCCATCTGTTGGGTGCATGTGGGCTTGCCAGACCTCTCAGAGGCCGTCCACTGGGTGAATGCGGGCTCGTGGTCACTCTGGTCTGCCACAGATCTCTCAGAGGCCGTTCACTGGGTGAATGCACACTCATGGTCACTCTCGTCTGTCACAGACCTCTCAGAGGCTGTCTGATAGGTGAATGTGGGCTCGTGGTCACTCTGGTCTGTCATGGACCTCTCAGAGGCCATCTGTTGTATGAATGCAGGCTCGTGGTTGCTCTGGCCACACAGTCTCCATGGGGCTGTCAAGAGGCACTGTGTGGCTGCCCCAACTGGGGGCCCCTTATCCCACTCTTGCTGCCCACAAGCTAGGTCTAGACAAGGCCAGTCCCAGTGAGAAGCCGCTTTCTGACTTCATCTCACATCCCAGGAACTAGTCTTCCAGCCTAAGCAGGTCACTCGGGGTTTCCTGTGTTAGTGCTCATGGCTCACATCCCCTAGAGAGAGTGTTTGAGCTGGGGACACATGTCCCCTGCCACTGGATGTGACACAAGACTGTGTTCCCAGGGATGGACCAGAAAGGGCGATGGGAGAACCTCTGCCCTACTTGCACTGTGCCTCCAGCCCCTGCCTTCTCCCCACTCAGATATGGAAtgtgggagagaaggaggggaaCCTGGGTCCCCAGTGAGGCCCGCTCAGCAAAGCTGGGCCTCGGTCGGGCTTGGAGTGTGTGACCAAGAGTTTGCTTGACAGGGCGCCATGTTTAGAAGGCCTCCTACAGTGTAGGTTTTAGGGCTACATAGCAACTAAGTGCAGAGcatggtggctgagctggtaGCTCTGGATCCTGCAGGCTGAACGCTGAACCCTGAATGTTGGAAGATTGTCTGAAGTCACAGGACATGCTTGCTCTCTCTGCTGAGATGATCACAATGAGGACCCAGGTTCCCCCTCCTACtttctagcagccatcagactgcagccactcctcaCTGTGAACCCTGAGGAAACTCGGGAAGGAGAAGAATACCTGCCCtccagcagccatcagactgcagccactccccaccGTGAGCAGTGAGGAAACTTGGGAAGGAGAAGAATACCTGCTCTCTAGCAGCTATCAGACTGCAGCCAGTCTCCACTGTGAGCCCTGAAgaaactcaggaaggagaagacagGATATTTGCCCCAGATGGTGAAGTGTGTAtcaaaaggaataatttcaatgagatgactcttgcatcttcccgtacatagaaaagtgctaaattccttaccTTTAGATGCTGCCTCCAGTTTTGAAGTCCTAAAAGATTCTCActgaataaaacttaactctcaacacctatgttataaatatttttatgtctaCACATGTGAAGTAGACACTTTCCAAAGAACAACAGAAgacaaagctcaacattcggaacaCTGGCACCAATGGTGGACACGCCCCCAAAGATGTAACTGATGGAGTAAATTAGAACAGTCAGCACCCCTTTTTCCATAAGATTGTGGAATGGACACTGACAGTGGGGAATTGTTACAGGGAAGAACAAAATCTGACTCcaggttttaaaattaaaaaaaaaattaaatcctttaCTTTAAGCTTTGCTTCCTGTTGGCTTGTTTACTGTAAGGATACTGTCCATACGTAATGGCCTACCTCAGGAAACCCTGCCCTCTGCTTTTGTTCAGGacctgtccacctgtggatgggtacaggaaggaagaaagtaaCACATCTCCTCCCGAGCctggccattccaggagatatttgccagattaatggcctttttattttatttccttacctCCCCAGCTCTGTGTCCTATAAAAGacactggcatccagaccccaacaaggtggtttctttaaaatattagtcTGCTGtcttcttggtctgctggctttctaAGTAAAGTCATATTCCATGCCTCAGCACCTCACCTCTGATTTATTGACCTGTTGTATGGCAAGCAAAgcgagcttggacttggtaataattccacatgccttgcagtcaaaaaatcaaaacataaaatggaagcaat
This genomic interval carries:
- the LOC129631593 gene encoding 5-hydroxyisourate hydrolase-like isoform X1 → MALWCDLWPPRPPVPRSAGMSSGAAQRLQTLQRHVGSREGRGMEPGSSPLTTHVLDTASGLPAQGLYLRLSRLEDCGQQWTELKKSCTDRDGRCPGLLPPGQMKAGTYKLSFDTKGYWQKRGQESFYPYVEVVFTITNETHKFHVPLLLSPWSYTTYRGS